One Pseudomonadota bacterium genomic region harbors:
- the lpxK gene encoding tetraacyldisaccharide 4'-kinase, with protein sequence MQLKNFLFALGRPFSPFYSSLMAIRALLYKQGILKSQKLVVPVISIGNLTMGGTGKTPMVVYISKLVHAMGLKPLVVSRGYGGLASDLVNIVSDGVKIRLSASQAGDEPRLLAESLPGVPVLTGKQRAVVGQYAVTHFKPEVIILDDGFQHLALQRDIDLVLMRADSPFGNGHVFPGGDLREPMSALSRAHAFIVTGNEEKLDVPPELDEKTRNRRLPARPLFLTSYRIVEIVDSKGNQPVLLEAVLKMPLYGFCGIANPQSFWISLQNEGFQIVGFKAFMDHHSYRLEDFKQLAAQAMKNQAKALITTEKDLVKLRGMSVDFPVLVLRVELTLDHTFQSFLKDKLQPLICADNSVFVTKK encoded by the coding sequence ATGCAGTTGAAAAACTTTCTATTTGCCCTTGGGCGGCCTTTTTCGCCGTTTTATAGTTCGTTGATGGCGATTCGGGCTCTTTTGTATAAACAAGGCATCCTGAAAAGCCAGAAACTCGTGGTTCCGGTAATCAGTATAGGTAATTTGACCATGGGCGGCACCGGTAAAACCCCAATGGTTGTTTATATTTCAAAGCTTGTTCATGCAATGGGACTCAAGCCCCTTGTGGTAAGCAGAGGCTACGGGGGGCTCGCCAGTGATCTGGTCAATATCGTCTCTGACGGCGTGAAAATCCGTCTGTCTGCCTCCCAGGCCGGCGACGAGCCAAGATTATTGGCCGAATCCTTGCCCGGTGTACCGGTATTGACCGGCAAGCAGCGAGCCGTGGTCGGGCAATACGCAGTAACTCATTTCAAACCGGAAGTTATCATTCTTGATGATGGCTTTCAGCATCTGGCCCTGCAGCGTGATATTGATTTGGTTCTTATGCGGGCGGATTCTCCTTTTGGGAACGGCCACGTTTTTCCCGGCGGGGATCTGCGCGAACCAATGAGCGCTTTATCTCGGGCTCATGCCTTTATCGTAACCGGTAATGAAGAAAAACTGGATGTACCGCCGGAATTGGATGAAAAGACCAGGAATAGACGGCTACCTGCTCGACCGTTGTTCCTTACCTCGTATAGAATCGTTGAAATCGTTGATTCAAAAGGCAACCAGCCGGTCTTGCTAGAAGCTGTCCTGAAAATGCCGCTCTACGGGTTTTGTGGGATCGCTAATCCGCAGTCCTTCTGGATTTCATTGCAGAATGAGGGTTTTCAGATAGTCGGATTCAAGGCTTTTATGGATCATCATAGTTATCGTTTGGAAGATTTTAAACAATTAGCCGCTCAGGCTATGAAAAATCAGGCCAAAGCCCTGATTACCACAGAAAAAGACCTGGTGAAATTACGAGGCATGAGCGTTGATTTTCCTGTTCTGGTATTGCGGGTTGAACTGACCCTGGATCACACGTTTCAATCTTTCCTTAAAGATAAACTGCAACCCCTGATTTGCGCAGATAACTCAGTCTTTGTC